ACAACCAGGACAAGTTCCCGGCCTCATACCGCTACAGCCCAGACGCTTGGCTCAGTCGCCCTCTGCTGCGGGGCTGGTTCTTCGAGGAGTTCGTCCCGGGCGTCAGGCGCTACCTGCGCCGCAGCTGCCTGCAGCAGCGGGCCGTACTGCTGGTCGCACACCCGCCCTGCCGGAGCCGGGCCGCCAGGTTGCCCACGTTGGAGGAGACCGAGGAGACCCCCAGGCGGTTCTGGCCCGAGCCCCTCAATCCCCCGGAGGAGCTGCAGACCCCTGACGGGGCCGTGCGGGTGCTGTTCCTGTCCAAGGGCAGCAGCCAAGCGCACATCCCTGCCCCGTTGGAGCAAGGGGTGGTGGCTGCCTTCAAGCAGCTGTACAAGCGGGAGCTGCTGCGGCTGGCGGTGTCCTGCGCGGGCGGCTCCCCACTGGACTTCATGCGCAGCTTCATGCTCAAGGACATGCTCTACCTGGCTGGCCTGTCCTGGGATCTGGTGCAGGCCGGCAGCATCGAGCGCTGCTGGCTGCTGGGCTTACGGGCGGCCTTCGAGCCTCGGCCAGAGGAGGAGTGTGCTGGGCAGCATGCTGGCCAGGCGGAGGAGGCGGCTGAGCACAGCAGGGTGGTCAGTGACCTCACACACCTGGCAGCCCTGGCCTACAAGCGCCTTGCGCCGGAGGAGGTGGCCGAGTGGCTGCACCTGGACGACGATGGGGGGCTGCCTGAGGGCTGCAGAGAGGAGACCGGCCCTGGCCGGCCACCTGTGCTGGCTTCTGTGGCCCCTCCACTCCCAGCCAGCCTATCCTCTGTCatggagagtggggaggagggggaagaggctgCTGTGCCCACCGCTGGGGAGGCTGTTCAGGGTCTGGAGACAGCTCTGCGGTGGCTGGAGAGCCAGGACCCCCAGGAGGTGGGGCCACTGAAGCTGGTGCAGCTGCGCTCACTGATCAGCATGGCCCGGAGACTGGGGGGCATCGGGCCCTCGCCTGCAGCCCCTGATGATGGGGTGTGACCAAACCAGCCCTGCTGGCCCCCCAGGGGCCTTTGTCCTGCTGCACCTGGAGGGAgtctcccctttgccctcctcccctcccctggggtgaCCCTCCCAAGGCCAGGGGTTACAGGGATGCCAGCTCAGCCTGGCTTGGAGGAGCTCTGTTGGTGAAGGGTCACCCTGCTCCAGTGgtgccccaggctccctcccggggcaggggtgggggtggctggaaAGAGAGGCCCTGGGCTCATGCTCCTCCTCCCTGGGCAAGCACATGGGGTCTGTGGCCTCAGCCTGGGCCCCTGCGGTACATGCCTGACTCTCACACACTCCACAGCACTTACCAGCGCCCGGGCCCCACAGGGCTGAGGCCTtctgcccaccctcctcctgcccgGTGGCCTGTTCACCCCAAGTCCTGGTGCTGCGTGGTTCTCGTGCCATCTGACCTCGGTGGGGAAGCACACCCCCGGGGTTCTGTTCCTATTGCATTAAGTCCATTTTTACAGATActcggggggcaggggtgggttgggctggggagggaggatggagtcAGCCACACGTGGGCACCTGACGCCAGGGGTGTAGACTTCTGTTCCACTTGGACTTTTAATTTTCCTGTTGAGAAAATACATGTTCTGAACTCTTACTCCATGGGGTTAGCATTGGCGTGCAGCTGGAGCCTAGTGACTTGACCAGTGACTGGACAGGCGCCACAGCCACAGCCCACTAggtccaggcccagggcccagggccacctgcctGCCCACAGCAGGTCCCGTGGCACTGACAGTCCTGTGGGACAACTCTCCCGTGCCTTAGCGCCCCCgggctcctcccctctctggcACAGTCAAGGGTGTGCCTGCACGCAGGAGCCAGACTTCTGGGTGACAGCGTGAAAGGGGGGAGAGCCGTCTGTGTTTTGGCCCAGCTCTCCCACAGCCAGTCTGCTGTCCTGTCCACTCTGGACGTGGATCCCTGCTGGTGTCCTGAGGCTTGGAGATGCCTGGCCCTCCTGGGGGCTGCCTCTGCCAAGCTGCTGCCCAGAACCCTCATGAGGAGCAGGGGACGGCCGTGAGGTGCTGCCTGCCCCTCCGCTCTCCCCTTGCCCCTGTGGTCGTAGTGTCCAGGAGGCTGCGCACAGGCGGTGTGGTTGTGGAATGGCCGCACCTCGGGGTGGCGCTAGAGGGCGTCCCTGAGCGATTTCCCAGCAAGTTCAACAACATAAACTTTGGAACCACCACCCgtcaaaacacacaaacacacacatgtaatAATATGGCTCAGATctgaaagacaaaggaaaatgtgGAGAATTTGGAAGCAAGGGACATGGGCCTTGGCTGGCAAAGCCCAGGGCAGCTGCTCCTGCCGGGGCCCACCGGCACCTCCCTTGCCAGTCCAATCCTGGCCCAGGGCTTCAGGAACCTGCCTTTTACACTGTCTCCCAGTCCTGGCTGGGACCCAGGGCTGGGAGCCTgctgggtgtgtgggaggcaggccTTGGCCCAGGTGGGCACCGAGTGGGGGTGCCCCTGAGGCTCCACGTGGCAGCCCCTGGCAGGGGCCCCTCAGGCTGCCTCCGTGCTGCTGGCTCTGGCCAAGCCCCATTTCCGGTGTTCCCCGTCCAGCGATCCGTGGGCCCGGGCGGGGGCGCTGGAGCCAGCAGTGAGGCCCACGGCAGGAGCTGGACCTCCTGCCGCCTCTCAAGCTGCTTCACGTTGCACCAGCCCCTCCTGTCCGGGGACCCAGGCTGCACCCCAAGAGGTGGCTCTGGCCTGTCCCCGTGGCCGTGTGTAAAACAAGGCTGGTCCATGCCAGCCTGGGGCCCTGAGAAGCTAGTTTGAATGCCAGTCCGGTGTGGCACAGGGGCCCCTTGCCTCGTGAGGGGCCCATAAAGTCTTCCTGTCTGGAATGGAGGCTCCGGTGCCGTGTGCGTGGTGGGGCGGAGGCGGCAGGCACCTGGCCCTGTGGGCCGTCCCGCCTGCAGGTCATTGCAGTCCCAGTGCTGCCACTTCGTGGCCACTCGGCTCAGTGTGAGACCATGGGCGGCCGGCCGGAGGCTTCCTGTGGGACCCCCAGGTGTGCCTCTGCAGCAGAATGGCTGGAGTGGACCCCAGCTGGCAGCCTCACTGCTGCCACCTGCTAGGCATGTGGGCATGAGAGCTTGCCATCCTGGTTTGTGCTGACCCGGGAATGAGGAGGTGCGTGCCACCAGGGAGGGGTCTGTGTTGATGCTGCTAGAATTCCTCATCCACTGTCTGCAAGCCCAAAACTAGCCCTGGAGGGCTACCCAGTCCTGGCTACAGTGTGGGGACCCCGCAGCAGAGGTGCTTGGGGATGAAGCcatcagcccctccccaccctctctgcaGCCCTGAGGTACACTCCCGGCGGTGACAGTCACTGGTCTCCCACACAGGGGCCCTCAGGCAGGGGGGCATGTGCCCAGGCTGCTGAAAGCACCCCTGGCCTGCATGTTTTGAGGGGTGTGGCAAGACCAGACCACAgaggggccctgcctggcctggaggggctgggtgcctgggccctggccccccAGTGGCAGATGCAATCTGATTGAGGGGCGAGAGGAAGGGGTGTACCTTCTAGCTGAGAGGCCCACCATCCAGGGACCCCCACCCGTGGGCCAAGTGCAGGCAGGGAAGGCCGTGGGGAGCCCAGgtgggagcagggccctgggcatAGTTTGGCCCACGATGGGGGTGGCCACGAGTGAGGCTTGACACCAGTGGAATATCCTGGAAAGGACAGTGGGCTGGGCGCTCTGGAGGGGCCCTCTCACACCCAGCCTTACCAGGGCAGGGGGCCCAGCGCGCTTTCTAACAAAGGTCAGACGTGCCGCCCTCACGTGCACCCCACTGTAAAGCCTCACTGGCACAGCTCCGACCCAGCACATGCACCTGGACTGTCTCGCTCACTGCACACCAGACAAGGCCGGAGAATGGAGAAACTGACCACAGGCCCCAGGCTCTCCCGAGAGCCAGTTTAGCCTCGTGGTGGAAGGTGGGACCTGGCTGGCGAGCAGTGGGGCTGCGATCCGGCCCCTTCTTGGGCTGGGCCCTTGCCCAGGGAGAGGCCTGCGGGCTGAGCCCACACTGCTCCCCCAGGAGTGAGAGGGATGCGACACAAGGACCCACTGCCAGGCGGCTGGCGGTGGACACAGGGCTCTCGGGTGCTGGGCGGGTCCCTTGCCTGTGCTGCCAGGCCCCAGGATCCGGCTGTATCGGCCTGCCATTGAATACTGGCCACTCTGTGCTCCAGGACATCGGCTTTATTCCCA
This DNA window, taken from Phyllostomus discolor isolate MPI-MPIP mPhyDis1 chromosome 7, mPhyDis1.pri.v3, whole genome shotgun sequence, encodes the following:
- the TIGD5 gene encoding tigger transposable element-derived protein 5 gives rise to the protein MYPAGSPAGPAPRRGRHPPPGRPAPPPRNSTPAAAPAARPRVAMKMAFRKAYSIKDKLQAIERVKGGERQASVCRDFGVPGGTLRGWLKDEPKLRWFLEQLGGEVGTQRKKMRLANEEEIDRAVYSWFLALRQHGVPLSGPLIQAQAEAFARQIYGPECTFKASHGWFWRWQKRHGISSQRIYGEAEPPAVGPAPGPPIKQEPTQPPGVRPLPSRAPAPPPPAEGGYGDEQIYNANVTGLYWKLLPEQAAPLGAGGCSRRWRGDRVTVLLAANLTGSHKLKPLVIGQLPDPPSLRHHNQDKFPASYRYSPDAWLSRPLLRGWFFEEFVPGVRRYLRRSCLQQRAVLLVAHPPCRSRAARLPTLEETEETPRRFWPEPLNPPEELQTPDGAVRVLFLSKGSSQAHIPAPLEQGVVAAFKQLYKRELLRLAVSCAGGSPLDFMRSFMLKDMLYLAGLSWDLVQAGSIERCWLLGLRAAFEPRPEEECAGQHAGQAEEAAEHSRVVSDLTHLAALAYKRLAPEEVAEWLHLDDDGGLPEGCREETGPGRPPVLASVAPPLPASLSSVMESGEEGEEAAVPTAGEAVQGLETALRWLESQDPQEVGPLKLVQLRSLISMARRLGGIGPSPAAPDDGV